The genomic DNA GACGCGGTCGCCCGCTGCAACCCGCTTGAGCGGGCCGAGCTTGCCGTGGCCGACCTGCATGAAGCCGAGCGGTTTGTGGTCCCGCCCGCGCCGGGCGTGCTCGGCGCTGGCCACGGCAATCCAGTTGCGTGGTGCCATGGTGCGGTTCAGTCGAGCGCGTGAAGGCCGACTTCGTTGCCTTCGGTGTCGCGCAGGTGGGCGATGAAGCCCATGCCTGGCGGCAGCGCGGACTTGGGCGCGACGATCTGGCCGCCGGCCTTTTCGATGCGCGCCAGCACGGCGTCGATGCTCGGCATGCAGTCAAGATAGATGCGGATGCCGCTGCCTGCGCGTGCGCTGGCGTTCGCGCCGGCCTGCAGGGCGCCGCCGATGCCAGGTTTGTCGTACGGGAACACGGCCAGCGTCTGCC from Variovorax sp. V93 includes the following:
- a CDS encoding VOC family protein, translated to MQNAISWFEIPVTDIDRAQAFYETVLGRKLRREDFGGQTLAVFPYDKPGIGGALQAGANASARAGSGIRIYLDCMPSIDAVLARIEKAGGQIVAPKSALPPGMGFIAHLRDTEGNEVGLHALD